In Aegilops tauschii subsp. strangulata cultivar AL8/78 chromosome 3, Aet v6.0, whole genome shotgun sequence, one genomic interval encodes:
- the LOC109769957 gene encoding inactive leucine-rich repeat receptor-like protein kinase CORYNE, whose protein sequence is MAPGAGTAAAAKNPTKTLAATLLLVLLLADLPLCASQPPLHSQPLPATQSPAAPLPPPQPRAPHARAGGAARLRRIALGVLLGSLAGFLLSLAFLYAIRVAVLHAGNAPAVARGPVSFTPQISPKSLQCALPSARPLARGPRGTYHKLDLDGDVTVAVKVLDLAAASRASPSPSPSPSPSRPASGSKSDMRRVQRQLELLARVRHLNVMSLKAYVRDADRLSLVYDFVPGGSLEDVMKRVRSQQVSLSWDTRNRIAAGVAKGLRHLHFECNPRILHCNLKPSNVMLEEGFEPVLADCGVARLLDSGSPDPESSGSLYTAPECYQSSRYTDKCDVYAFGMILGVLLTGKDPADLFFSGESGRGSLARWLRHMQHSGDMKEALDSSIVGEEVDEEEMVMAVRVAIVCLSELPADRPSSDELVAMLAQLHSF, encoded by the exons ATGGCGCCGGGAgccgggacggcggcggcggccaagaACCCTACCAAaaccctcgccgccaccctcctcctcgtcctcctgcTCGCCGACCTCCCGCTCTGCGCCTCCCAGCCGCCGCTGCACTCCCAGCCCCTGCCCGCCACGCAGTCCCCGGCCgcgcccctgccgccgccgcagcccagGGCCCCCCacgcgcgggccggcggcgccgCCCGCCTCCGCCGCATCGCGCTCGGGGTCCTCCTCGGCTCGCTCGCCGGCTtcctcctctccctcgccttcctctACGCCATCCGCGTCGCCGTGCTCCATGCCGGGAACGCGCCGGCCGTCGCCCGGGGCCCCGTCTCCTTCACGCCGCAAATCTCGCCCAAGAGCCTCCAGTGCGCGCTCCCCTCCGCGCGCCCGCTCGCGCGCGGGCCCCGCGGGACGTACCACAAGCTCGACCTCGACGGCGACGTCACCGTCGCCGTCAAGGTGCTCGACCTTGCCGCCGCCAGCCgcgcctcgccctcgccctcgccctcgccctcgccctcgcggccGGCGAGCGGCTCCAAGTCCGACATGCGGAGGGTGCAGCGGCAGCTGGAGCTGCTCGCCCGGGTGCGGCACCTCAACGTGATGAGCCTCAAGGCCTACGTCCGCGACGCCGACCGGCTCTCGCTCGTCTACGACTTCGTCCCTGGGGGCAGCCTCGAGGACGTGATGAAGAGGGTGAGGTCGCAGCAGGTGAGCCTCAGCTGGGACACCAGGAACAGGATTGCGGCCGGGGTGGCCAAGGGACTGCGCCACCTGCACTTCGAGTGCAACCCCAGGATACTGCATTGCAACCTCAAGCCGTCGAATGTGATGCTGGAGGAAGGCTTCGAACCGGTGCTGGCGGATTGCGGGGTTGCGAGGCTGCTCGATTCGGGTTCGCCTGATCCGGAGTCGTCCGGTAGCCTCTACACTGCTCCAGAGTGCTACCAAAGTAGCAG GTACACAGATAAGTGCGACGTCTATGCTTTCGGCATGATCCTCGGCGTTCTGCTCACCGGGAAAGACCCCGCAGACCTGTTTTTCTCAGGAGAAAGTGGACGGGGCAGCCTGGCACGATGGCTCCGTCACATGCAGCATTCCGGCGACATGAAAGAAGCGCTGGACAGCAGCATTGTAGgggaggaggtcgacgaggaggagATGGTGATGGCCGTCAGGGTCGCCATCGTGTGCCTCTCGGAGCTGCCAGCCGATCGGCCATCCAGCGACGAACTCGTAGCCATGCTCGCCCAGCTCCACAGCTTCTAA